In Pedobacter heparinus DSM 2366, the following are encoded in one genomic region:
- a CDS encoding RagB/SusD family nutrient uptake outer membrane protein yields MKKISYTLSMLVIVAITMVSCKKFLEKEPIGKTGKNTLFETVDGAKLAINGSYNSILFYYKNEFGMYADVTSDNLIRGNSTSVMLPQFNFQSSSGDDAFAVGHIWLNIFEALNGANNILAAIPSLSSKFPDQAASLDGIKGEALVMRALCHFDLSRAYAQPYNFTTDASHLGVPVLLKTPSPGEPVARKTMKQTYDQIILDLNDALPLLQKYANHTTQVKITYQAALALLSRVYLYKGDWTQCINYANMVINDNAYRLATQAEYKSVFLMTPKADASPKIENIFALTNNGLTSGVSSIFSTFSDAATAGYAASVKIKSSFGNNNDDIRLTEMFTVPTSGQNAGSSLTKKYGDGLVSSVNPPMIQVIRLSELYLNRAEAKWNLKQYPEAAADLTVIAQRAHKSPVTITYNSDPALLYRQIADERNRELCFEGHRFFDLARRKESMVRGTDCNSTTCLLTYPNDKFVLPIPAKETDANKALIPNPGFN; encoded by the coding sequence ATGAAAAAAATTAGCTATACCCTATCTATGCTGGTCATTGTAGCCATTACAATGGTATCCTGCAAAAAATTCCTGGAAAAAGAACCGATTGGAAAAACTGGAAAAAATACCTTATTTGAAACAGTAGATGGTGCAAAACTGGCCATTAACGGTTCCTATAATTCCATATTGTTTTATTATAAAAATGAATTTGGCATGTATGCCGATGTTACATCGGATAACCTGATCCGCGGAAACAGCACATCGGTAATGCTGCCACAATTTAATTTCCAAAGTTCAAGTGGCGACGATGCCTTTGCTGTTGGACACATCTGGTTAAATATTTTTGAAGCTTTAAATGGTGCAAACAATATTCTGGCTGCAATCCCATCGCTATCCTCAAAATTCCCGGATCAGGCAGCAAGCCTGGACGGCATAAAAGGAGAAGCGCTGGTGATGCGTGCACTATGCCATTTCGATTTGAGCAGGGCCTATGCACAACCTTATAATTTTACCACAGATGCCTCACATTTAGGTGTGCCGGTATTGCTCAAAACACCCAGCCCCGGCGAGCCCGTTGCCAGGAAAACGATGAAGCAGACTTATGACCAGATCATCCTGGACCTTAATGACGCCTTGCCTTTACTGCAAAAATATGCCAACCACACCACCCAGGTAAAAATTACCTACCAGGCGGCTTTGGCCTTGCTTTCGCGGGTATACCTGTATAAAGGCGACTGGACGCAGTGTATCAATTATGCCAATATGGTGATTAACGATAACGCGTATAGACTGGCTACCCAGGCCGAGTACAAATCGGTATTCCTGATGACACCCAAGGCTGATGCCAGTCCTAAAATTGAAAATATTTTTGCACTGACCAATAACGGACTTACCAGCGGGGTATCAAGTATATTTTCTACATTTTCTGATGCCGCAACTGCCGGATATGCAGCTTCGGTAAAAATAAAATCATCGTTTGGCAATAACAATGATGACATCAGGCTTACGGAAATGTTTACCGTTCCGACAAGCGGACAAAATGCAGGCAGTTCATTAACAAAAAAATATGGAGACGGGCTAGTCAGTTCGGTTAATCCGCCAATGATACAGGTTATCCGGTTATCAGAACTTTATTTAAACCGTGCCGAGGCAAAATGGAATTTAAAGCAATATCCTGAAGCAGCAGCAGACCTGACGGTCATTGCACAGCGGGCACATAAATCGCCGGTAACCATTACCTACAATTCAGATCCTGCATTACTTTACAGACAGATTGCTGATGAAAGGAACCGCGAACTCTGTTTTGAAGGACATCGTTTCTTTGACCTTGCCAGACGCAAGGAAAGCATGGTAAGAGGAACCGATTGTAATTCTACTACCTGCCTTCTTACCTATCCCAACGATAAATTTGTCCTGCCAATTCCTGCCAAGGAAACAGATGCAAATAAAGCACTTATCCCAAATCCGGGTTTCAATTAA
- a CDS encoding SusC/RagA family TonB-linked outer membrane protein codes for MRLTIFLLIMGCLAVQASGYAQKVNLSVQNAGIESVCIAIKNQTGYFFLYDADVLKKSGNVSLELKNADLTEALSKMTSGKGLGYKIIDQTVIISKLKVSQEEIVIKGTVKSKESSGRADMPVPGVMVTIKGTKKATVTNGDGNYTIQAPANATLVFSMIGYGSREIAVNGNKTINVLIQETASELQEVIVTAYGTSEKKENQIGSAFQVTSEQLERRPAKRIDELLEGIVPGLQYEVQGGGTSSPRPRYQTRVRGEASFGASNEPLWVLDGIPINTGNETNMTLGVNTSISPLTYINPADIESVVVLKDATATSIYGADGSNGVILITTKKGKAGERKINYAFRTGINLINNNRFHVLNGNEYRELYAESYRNNTALNQAEMPDLGSNNTDWYDVFFRTGVNTQHDLSFSGGYKNTRYYVSGAYYNERPIMIKNRTQRFSSRINLDQKVNKSIDLFLRVGASYNINNMFSPGTNYYTNRPTDSPFRPDGTPILAFYNKLLEAEHNDNRQKANVLQGNAGGTINILPGFTFTSTNGIDYQSIKEDFYSSQFAYSDRGEGMAAFSKTRNFDWNSQQRLNFDKTFGKHDVSALLGAEARSQDRESNAIIGNGFENDDIRDANKATKIRYTTSGDEKTALSYYGQLRYTFDGRYSVLGSFRNDGNSDFGSDVKWAKFSSIGTAWTISNESFWKIRQVDFAKLKMSYGTNGNSRIGAYRSKGIYSTNADNATYNGELGAKMISGENPVLSWETTYIINGGLSLGLFKRISLEIEGYRNVTEGLLNDVDVSRTTGFTYILQNVGSVRNKGIELTLNTQNILKKDFTWNTRFNLARNTNRILKLYNNNTKVLDKVIRQVGEDVNVFYLVRWAGVDPADGGPLWYDTRGNLTKTFDLANRVTVGSSTPDFFGGMTNSFQYKQFTLSALMIYNVGGYAFSDLQRDSESDGRNLKDDNQSTNLLDRWREPGDLSNIPKTVLNENANNARNSTRFLHKKTSLRLQNVSVNYNFSEAFLKRISLSRANVYLQADNVGFWTPYTTSSNRNDYKNSFNPYPQPLVLSFGLNVSLK; via the coding sequence ATGAGGTTAACTATTTTCTTATTAATCATGGGCTGCCTGGCTGTACAAGCTTCAGGATATGCCCAAAAAGTAAACTTATCTGTACAGAATGCAGGTATAGAAAGCGTATGCATAGCTATAAAAAATCAGACCGGTTATTTTTTTCTGTACGACGCTGATGTGCTTAAAAAATCGGGTAATGTTAGTCTGGAACTCAAAAATGCCGACCTGACCGAGGCCTTAAGTAAAATGACTTCAGGAAAAGGGCTGGGCTATAAAATCATAGACCAGACCGTGATCATCTCTAAGCTCAAAGTATCCCAGGAAGAGATCGTCATTAAAGGAACGGTAAAATCCAAAGAAAGCTCGGGACGGGCTGATATGCCGGTGCCGGGAGTAATGGTGACCATAAAGGGCACTAAAAAAGCTACAGTGACTAATGGCGACGGTAATTACACCATACAGGCGCCGGCGAATGCAACCCTGGTATTTTCTATGATTGGTTACGGCAGCAGGGAAATCGCTGTCAATGGCAATAAAACCATTAATGTACTGATACAGGAAACCGCCAGTGAACTCCAGGAAGTTATTGTGACTGCTTACGGTACATCAGAGAAAAAAGAAAATCAGATCGGCAGTGCATTTCAGGTAACCAGCGAACAACTGGAGCGCAGGCCGGCAAAAAGGATAGATGAGCTGCTGGAAGGTATAGTACCAGGCTTACAATATGAGGTGCAAGGCGGGGGTACCAGCAGCCCCAGACCAAGATATCAGACCCGGGTTCGCGGCGAAGCCTCTTTTGGGGCATCAAATGAGCCACTTTGGGTACTGGACGGAATTCCTATAAATACCGGTAATGAAACCAACATGACGCTTGGCGTAAATACAAGTATCAGTCCGTTAACCTATATCAACCCTGCCGATATTGAATCGGTTGTGGTATTAAAAGATGCAACTGCGACTTCCATTTACGGAGCAGATGGATCAAACGGGGTAATATTGATTACCACTAAAAAGGGTAAAGCCGGAGAAAGAAAGATTAACTATGCCTTCAGAACAGGGATAAACCTGATCAATAACAATCGTTTCCATGTACTTAACGGCAATGAATACAGGGAACTTTATGCAGAATCTTATAGAAACAATACGGCTTTAAACCAGGCAGAAATGCCCGATCTGGGCAGCAACAATACCGATTGGTATGATGTATTTTTCCGTACGGGAGTAAATACACAACATGACCTTTCTTTTTCGGGCGGCTACAAAAACACCAGGTATTATGTATCGGGTGCCTATTACAATGAGCGCCCTATCATGATCAAAAACAGGACCCAAAGGTTTTCAAGCAGGATTAACCTGGATCAGAAAGTGAATAAATCCATTGATTTATTCCTGAGGGTGGGCGCGTCCTATAACATCAACAATATGTTTAGTCCTGGCACTAATTATTATACAAACAGGCCTACGGATAGCCCGTTCCGCCCTGACGGCACGCCTATTCTGGCATTTTATAATAAATTACTTGAAGCAGAACACAACGACAACAGGCAAAAAGCAAATGTGCTTCAGGGCAATGCCGGCGGAACAATAAATATCCTGCCAGGGTTTACGTTTACCAGCACAAATGGGATTGACTATCAATCCATCAAAGAAGATTTTTACAGCTCCCAGTTTGCGTACAGCGACAGGGGCGAAGGTATGGCCGCGTTTTCAAAAACCAGGAACTTCGACTGGAACAGTCAGCAGCGCCTTAATTTCGACAAAACCTTCGGTAAACATGACGTATCGGCATTGCTGGGTGCAGAAGCCAGAAGCCAGGACAGGGAATCCAATGCCATCATCGGCAATGGTTTTGAAAATGATGACATCAGGGATGCCAATAAAGCCACAAAAATCCGGTATACCACTTCGGGCGACGAAAAGACGGCATTGTCTTATTACGGACAGCTCAGGTATACATTTGATGGCAGGTACAGCGTGTTGGGCAGTTTCCGTAACGATGGTAATTCTGACTTCGGGTCTGACGTGAAGTGGGCCAAATTCAGTTCAATTGGCACGGCATGGACCATCAGCAATGAAAGCTTCTGGAAAATAAGACAAGTTGATTTTGCCAAACTTAAAATGAGTTATGGTACCAATGGAAACTCCAGAATCGGGGCCTACAGGTCTAAAGGTATTTACAGTACCAATGCCGACAATGCTACCTATAACGGTGAGTTGGGTGCAAAAATGATCAGTGGCGAAAATCCGGTTTTATCATGGGAAACCACTTATATCATCAACGGAGGGCTTAGCCTGGGCTTGTTCAAAAGAATCTCACTGGAGATAGAAGGCTATAGAAATGTAACCGAAGGCTTACTGAATGATGTAGACGTTTCACGTACCACTGGTTTTACCTATATCTTACAGAATGTAGGATCAGTAAGAAACAAGGGAATAGAGCTGACCTTAAATACACAAAATATCCTTAAAAAAGATTTTACCTGGAATACCAGATTCAACCTGGCCAGGAACACCAATCGGATCCTGAAGTTGTACAACAACAATACCAAGGTACTGGATAAAGTGATCCGTCAGGTTGGAGAGGACGTGAATGTTTTTTACCTGGTACGATGGGCCGGTGTAGACCCGGCCGACGGGGGACCGCTCTGGTATGATACACGTGGTAACCTTACCAAAACATTTGATCTGGCCAACAGGGTTACTGTAGGTTCCTCTACCCCTGATTTTTTTGGGGGGATGACCAACTCCTTCCAGTATAAGCAATTTACGCTTTCTGCCCTGATGATCTATAACGTGGGTGGTTATGCCTTTAGCGACCTGCAGCGGGATTCAGAATCGGATGGCCGTAACCTCAAAGACGACAACCAGTCGACCAACCTTTTAGACAGGTGGAGAGAGCCCGGAGACCTGAGCAACATTCCCAAAACCGTACTTAACGAAAATGCGAACAATGCACGTAACTCTACACGGTTCCTGCATAAAAAAACCAGTCTGCGTTTGCAAAACGTAAGTGTAAACTACAACTTTTCAGAAGCATTCCTGAAGCGGATCAGTTTAAGTCGTGCGAATGTTTATTTGCAGGCCGACAATGTAGGTTTCTGGACACCCTATACCACTTCCTCAAACCGCAACGATTATAAAAACTCTTTCAATCCATATCCACAGCCACTTGTACTTTCATTTGGTTTAAATGTTAGCTTAAAATAG
- a CDS encoding FecR family protein yields METQNNIKQTAELIIKFLKNELSPQEKKDFELWLNASADNRALVESFRNTETVQHELNYIAAVDINKGWEEVSKQIQVKPAKTFSWNKLTKYSAAAVLVVALGFGLYNYLSTAKTRQFNQSAAVHDIMPGTQRATLRMADRSRMDLGTSSFWLVGDNGRIALGAKKGVLYFGKKGKRNNIAGNNVLETPRAGEYRMVLPDGTKVWLNAVSTLSFPTSFNQTERRVELTGEAYFEVAHNKAMPFKVAFNQTEVEVLGTHFNINSYGKTSKTTLVEGSIKVTENGRQQLLRPGEEAVIDNGAVNIHKTDTYKSIAWKEGTFYFKEDSMTDIMDQLFRWYDVEIVYKGKPDTKRYSGNIRRQATLNQVLEMLNAVSGARFSLENRKVTVDFNN; encoded by the coding sequence ATGGAAACGCAAAACAACATTAAGCAAACTGCTGAACTCATCATTAAGTTCCTTAAGAACGAATTAAGCCCTCAGGAAAAGAAAGATTTTGAGCTTTGGCTCAACGCATCGGCCGATAACCGGGCATTGGTAGAATCTTTCCGGAATACAGAAACCGTACAACACGAGCTCAATTATATAGCTGCTGTCGACATCAACAAAGGCTGGGAAGAAGTTTCAAAGCAAATTCAGGTTAAGCCTGCAAAAACCTTCTCCTGGAATAAGCTCACAAAATACAGCGCCGCCGCCGTATTGGTAGTGGCGCTGGGCTTTGGGCTTTACAATTACCTTTCGACAGCTAAAACCCGGCAGTTTAATCAAAGCGCAGCTGTGCACGACATTATGCCGGGAACCCAGAGAGCAACACTGAGGATGGCGGACCGTTCCAGAATGGATCTGGGCACTTCTTCGTTCTGGCTGGTAGGTGATAATGGAAGAATAGCTTTAGGGGCAAAAAAAGGCGTGCTGTATTTTGGGAAAAAAGGGAAAAGGAATAACATTGCGGGCAATAATGTATTAGAGACCCCCCGGGCCGGAGAATACAGGATGGTATTGCCCGACGGAACAAAGGTTTGGCTAAACGCGGTATCTACACTGAGCTTCCCAACCAGCTTTAATCAAACGGAGCGGCGTGTTGAGCTTACCGGAGAAGCTTATTTCGAAGTTGCACACAATAAGGCCATGCCTTTCAAAGTCGCCTTTAACCAAACGGAAGTAGAGGTACTCGGAACTCATTTTAACATCAACAGCTATGGAAAAACAAGTAAGACCACACTGGTTGAAGGCTCCATTAAAGTAACAGAAAATGGCCGTCAGCAGCTATTAAGGCCAGGCGAGGAAGCCGTAATCGACAACGGCGCTGTTAACATTCACAAGACCGACACCTACAAATCAATTGCCTGGAAAGAGGGCACTTTCTATTTTAAAGAAGATTCAATGACTGACATCATGGACCAGCTGTTCAGGTGGTATGATGTAGAGATCGTTTATAAGGGGAAACCTGATACAAAAAGATATAGCGGGAACATCCGCAGGCAGGCTACTTTAAACCAGGTACTGGAAATGCTGAATGCGGTAAGCGGCGCCAGGTTTAGTCTGGAAAACCGCAAAGTAACTGTAGATTTTAACAATTGA
- a CDS encoding RNA polymerase sigma-70 factor — protein MSGSTHHTAYSFEELFRDNYARLCHFALQFLKDDDAAKDIVQEVFVSYWNMDEKPVDDPSRISSFLYAAVRNACLNKLRRQKLEYGFLNAQDADPSEDAVALNSMIRSEVISELHKVITTLPENCQKIFRMGYLEGLKNPQIAAELGLSINTVKTQKKRGLQLLRMRLNPDFFALISLFLLK, from the coding sequence TTGTCGGGATCAACACACCATACTGCTTATTCATTCGAAGAATTGTTCAGGGACAATTATGCCCGGCTGTGTCATTTTGCCCTGCAGTTTTTAAAAGACGATGATGCCGCCAAGGATATTGTACAGGAAGTTTTTGTAAGTTACTGGAACATGGATGAAAAACCGGTGGATGATCCTTCCAGGATAAGCTCCTTTCTTTATGCCGCGGTTAGAAACGCCTGCCTCAATAAGTTGCGCCGGCAAAAACTGGAATATGGTTTTCTAAATGCCCAGGATGCTGATCCATCAGAAGATGCTGTGGCCCTGAATTCAATGATCAGATCAGAAGTGATCAGCGAACTGCACAAAGTGATCACCACCTTACCTGAAAACTGCCAGAAAATTTTCCGGATGGGCTATCTGGAAGGTTTAAAGAACCCACAGATTGCGGCCGAACTTGGCCTGAGCATAAATACGGTTAAAACACAGAAAAAACGGGGACTGCAATTGCTGCGCATGCGCTTAAATCCAGATTTTTTTGCGCTTATTTCTCTGTTTTTGCTAAAATAA
- a CDS encoding DUF6266 family protein has protein sequence MARLKFGPFGPLIGKLGNTVGYIRKGAAVLRMIPHKSNKPRTVGQKTTTQAFGLAIKFIAKVNHFTNVGFKLAADGTTKTAQNVAVSYTMKHAIKGEYPNQEIDFTKVMVCKGMLEGPVNPVMSYETAGDTIAIKFEWAVDPDADRNRKRDQVMMLAYLPDSKRAFYLDSGARRSAGVDVLEGKFNLVARGSDKKDHFVETYMAFISNDRTQISDSVYMGQIVL, from the coding sequence ATGGCGCGCTTAAAATTCGGACCATTCGGTCCGCTTATCGGTAAATTAGGCAATACTGTTGGTTACATCCGCAAAGGTGCGGCAGTATTGAGAATGATTCCCCACAAATCAAATAAACCCAGAACAGTTGGCCAGAAAACAACGACCCAGGCTTTTGGCCTGGCTATAAAATTCATTGCTAAAGTAAATCATTTTACCAATGTAGGTTTTAAACTGGCAGCAGATGGCACCACAAAAACTGCTCAGAATGTAGCGGTATCCTATACCATGAAACATGCCATTAAAGGCGAATACCCAAACCAGGAAATTGACTTCACCAAAGTGATGGTTTGTAAGGGTATGCTGGAAGGCCCGGTAAACCCGGTAATGAGCTATGAAACGGCGGGAGATACCATCGCCATAAAATTTGAATGGGCGGTTGATCCGGATGCTGACCGTAACAGGAAACGCGATCAGGTCATGATGCTGGCTTATCTTCCCGATAGCAAAAGGGCCTTTTACCTGGATAGCGGTGCACGCAGGTCTGCTGGTGTTGATGTGCTGGAGGGTAAATTTAACCTGGTAGCCCGTGGGAGCGATAAAAAGGATCATTTTGTAGAAACCTATATGGCTTTTATCTCTAACGACAGAACGCAGATTTCCGATAGCGTTTATATGGGACAGATTGTTTTGTAA